From Hippoglossus stenolepis isolate QCI-W04-F060 chromosome 6, HSTE1.2, whole genome shotgun sequence, a single genomic window includes:
- the stk38a gene encoding serine/threonine-protein kinase 38, whose product MAMTGQSSCSSMSNHTKERVTMAKVTLENFYSNLIAQHEEREMRQQKLEKVMDQEGLADEEKRIRRSQHARKETEFLRLKRTRLGLEDFESLKVIGRGAFGEVRLVQKKDTGHVYAMKILRKADMLEKEQVGHIRAERDILVEADSLWVVKMFYSFQDKMNLYLIMEFLPGGDMMTLLMKKDTLTEEATQFYIAETVLAIDSIHQLGFIHRDIKPDNLLLDSRGHVKLSDFGLCTGLKRAHRTEFYKNLNHSLPSDLSKQTFQNMNSKRKAETWKRNRRQLAFSTVGTPDYIAPEVFMQNGYNKLCDWWSLGVIMYEMLIGYPPFCSETPQETYRKVMNWRETLTFPPEVPISEKAKDLILRFCCEEEHRIGAVAVEEIKSNPFFEGVDYDHIRERPAAIPIEIKSIDDTSHFDEFPDSDILTPTATPVSNQTEVDLKNKDWVFINYTYKRFEGLTARGAIPSYMKSGKR is encoded by the exons ATGGCGATGACCGGCCAGAGCTCATGCTCCTCCATGAGTAACCACACTAAGGAGCGGGTCACTATGGCCAAAGTGACCCTGGAGAACTTCTACAGCAACCTTATTGCCCaacatgaggagagagagatgag ACAGCAGAAGCTGGAGAAAGTGATGGATCAGGAGGGCTTGGCTGATGAAGAG AAACGTATTCGGCGCTCTCAGCATGCaaggaaagagacagagttTCTGCGTCTGAAACGAACTCGTCTGGGTCTGGAAGACTTTGAGTCCCTGAAGGTGATTGGCCGAGGAGCTTTTGGAGAG GTCCGTCTGGTTCAGAAGAAAGACACCGGTCACGTATATGCCATGAAGATCCTCCGTAAAGCTGACATGCTGGAGAAAGAACAG GTTGGTCATATTCGTGCTGAGCGCGATATTCTGGTAGAGGCAGACAGTCTGTGGGTTGTCAAGATGTTCTACAGCTTCCAGGATAAGATGAACCTCTACCTCATCATGGAGTTCCTGCCTGGAG gtGACATGATGACTCTGCTGATGAAGAAAGACACTCTGACAGAAGAAGCCACTCAGTTCTACATAGCAGAGACAGTGCTGGCCATCGATTCCATCCACCAGCTGGGCTTCATCCACCGAGACATCAAACCagacaacctgctgctggactccaGG GGTCACGTGAAGCTGTCTGACTTTGGTCTGTGCACTGGGCTGAAGAGGGCTCACCGCACTGAGTTCTACAAAAACCTGAACCACAGCCTGCCCAGTGACCTCAGTAAGCAAA CCTTCCAGAACATGAACTCCAAGAGGAAAGCAGAGACCtggaagaggaacaggaggcAGCTG GCTTTCTCCACAGTGGGAACACCAGACTACATCGCTCCAGAGGTCTTCATGCAAAATGGATACAACAAGCTCTGCGACTGGTGGAGCCTGGGAGTCATCATGTATGAGATGTTGATCG GTTACCCTCCGTTCTGCTCTGAGACGCCTCAGGAGACGTACAGGAAAGTGATGAACTGGCGAGAGACGCTCACCTTTCCCCCAGAAGTTCCCATATCAGAAAAGGCCAAAGACCTCATCCTCAG GTTCTGTTGTGAGGAGGAGCACAGGATCGGGGCTGTAGCTGTCGAAGAGATAAAGTCCAATCCTTTCTTTGAGGGCGTGGACTACGACCATATCAG ggAGAGACCTGCTGCCATTCCCATCGAGATCAAAAGCATCGACGACACCTCCCATTTTGATGAGTTCCCTGATTCCGATATCCTCACACCAACAG ccacCCCAGTGTCCAACCAGACTGAGGTTGACCTGAAGAACAAGGACTGGGTCTTCATCAACTACACATACAAACGCTTCGAAGGCCTGACCGCCCGAGGAGCCATACCGTCCTACATGAAGTCAGGAAAGAGATGA